One window of the Bubalus kerabau isolate K-KA32 ecotype Philippines breed swamp buffalo chromosome 9, PCC_UOA_SB_1v2, whole genome shotgun sequence genome contains the following:
- the CASP8AP2 gene encoding CASP8-associated protein 2 isoform X5, with translation MAADDDNGDGTSLFHVFSDSASKSSVPSRNCLDLYEEILTEEGTAKEATYNDLQAEYGKCQLQMKELMKKFKEIQTQNFSLKNENQSLKKNISALIKTARVEINRKDEEINNLHQRLSEFPHFRNNHKTSRTSDLVKTKDLKSRSPHLDDSSKTDHRVKSDVSKDVHYSTSLPNHEKEGKSHCEKKSTLHLPTSVEKHSTNGIWSRFHYQVGESNSNEDHRRGRKDSRHSQYNRGTDRIRKDLSTSYGDGEPRNTEASQRLQGHPEKYGKGEPKAESKTAKLKSNTDLDYKNERISSSWEKESSRNKSHTRLESQSDKKLERQSERSQNVNRRELKSQDKEERKVDQKSKSVGKGQDHWRRSERAVLPHSKNEPSKSSHNSNKYHLEERRGWEDCKRDRAVSNHNFQEGRCPSSLLASRTHKHIDSTEVDSVHQRENAPFRAERHRTEEKRKRERENKEENKHIRNEERVPSGHLQKTNKETKKTTTDLKRQNEPKNDKGEVSNNDVSEGANNKEPAVRTESALNEPQNKDLKLSFMEKLNLTLSPAKKQPVSQDNQHTVTDTPQSCDICDSESLVQAKTVTCVPSVSDHITEETKSELLEPKDALTAAFQPRTSISERKVEENSLSVASVENTVPCDTPICGTETSFSAPVEMEPSESSLSSSTEMEQTVNGSRAAVPMKIDTAQTNVSQNIGLELDSKRNSDLNSCSISQETEMKEAFSTNVTKSSESILQPSVEETDILSAVLSEGGTPKLEPSLVDPPLVENKSCHLDPCLPRETPESSLQRTELMDDTMEVGETNSVYHDDENSVLSIDFNQLRPIPEAISPLNSPVRPVAKVLRLESASQVPLYNNNHKDVFLPNSAHSTSTSQSDLNKENQKPICKSDKFAEADSHKNSSLDELEEGEIISDNEKPEPQSFDKSAKPRASTEVQNTKTSPESRKSSVRLDKDNRKISSMKMHQTKSRWNRRRSESSRSSKTEKKERSMSTSSLEKIVPIIVTPSSVREIMHMLRMIRKHVRKNYMKFKVKFSLIQFHRIIESAILSFTSLIKYLDLSKISKSVTTLQKNLCDVIESKLKQVKKNGIVDRLFEQQLPDMKKKLWKFVDEQLDYLFTKLKKIFVKFCDSMNVGSDSDEGKLEKKSKEKARSSHCQKGNINNLGKEMLKEKSPKSEDYGSSKYSVGCKKSEEKHQEQKNSNSNTIKHDIKKTANTCFDNMKNPQSEVHSLEPNCLSTPKPGKIEGSTTEDAQTSQLVPLKPERSFEILTEQQASSLTFNLVSDAQMGEIFKSLLQGSDLLDNSVNCNEKNEWELKTPEKQLLESLKCESIPACTTEELVSGVVSPCPKIISDDNWSLLSSEKGPSLSSGLSLPVHPDVLDENCMFEVSTNIALSKDNVCGSEKSKPCISSILLEDLAVSLTVPSPLKSDGHLSFLKPEALSNSTPEEVISAHFSEDALLEEEDASEQDIHLALESDNSSSKSSCSSSWTSRPVAPGFQYHPNLPMHAVIMEKSNDHFIVKIRRAAPSTSPTLVQNTVADEYLPRVEKEADEAVEKEYISCQNRVFKSVEELKNSSKNVDGRLVHEEQDCVIQTEVPDIYEFLKDASGKVSQSTEEAEECLKLHQVWEPKVPESIEELPPVEEIPHSVEDHLPSTCIDLTKDPVTETKKLGELVKVTVLNIDQLGCSGSSVDQNAPVLDNMQPETVDTFIDLTQDVSSDSKNEGNHPAVVVEDLGCPVICVDEDNSKEENVQVANRPLECVIEEACIDLTLEASSLGEVKKDDLNSESALNSNSSELPGMLDNPHKKRRNLSDLNPSSQKKQRKETDLTSREKTKKITQDSGENGNAHRRKASKKKAPSVTKDPSSLKESPGTKDASAASATSFTSLSAKNVIKKKGEIIVSWTRNDDREILLECQKKGPSLKTFTHLAAKLNKNPYQVSERFQQLMKLFEKSKCR, from the exons ATGGCAGCAGATGATGACAATGGTGATGGAACAAGTTTATTTCATGTCTTTTCTG aCAGTGCATCCAAATCCTCTGTACCATCCAGGAATTGTCTGGATTTATATGAAGAAATCCTGACTGAAGAAGGAACTGCAAAGGAGGCAACATATAATGAT TTGCAGGCAGAATATGGAAAATGTCAGCTGCAAATGAAAGAGCTGatgaaaaagtttaaagaaatacaGACACAG aattttagcttaaaaaatgaaaaccagtCCCTTAAGAAAAATATCTCAGCACTTATCAAAACAGCCAGAGTGGAAATAAACCGCAaggatgaagaaataaataatctTCACCAAAG ACTGTCAGAGTTTCCACATTTTCGGAATAATCATAAAACTTCAAGGACATCAGATCTAGTTAAAACAAAAGATCTTAAATCCAGATCTCCCCATTTGGATGACTCTTCAAAGACTGATCACAGAGTGAAAAGTGATGTTTCTAAAGATGTACATTACAGCACTTCACTGCCAAAccatgaaaaggaaggaaaatcacACTGTGAAAAAAAGAGCACTTTGCATTTGCCTACATCTGTTGAAAAACACTCCACCAATGGCATTTGGTCACGTTTCCATTATCAGGTTGGTGAGAGCAATTCAAATGAGGATcatagaagaggaaggaaagatagTCGACATAGCCAGTACAACCGGGGGACTGACAGAATACGAAAAGACTTGAGCACTAGCTATGGTGATGGTGAACCGAGGAACACAGAGGCCAGTCAGAGGCTACAAGGACATCCTGAGAAATATGGTAAAGGTGAACCAAAGGCTGAAAGCAAAACGGCAAAGTTGAAAAGTAACACGGATTTAGATTATAAAAATGAGCGCATCAGCTCTTCTTGGGAGAAAGAAAGCTCTAGAAACAAGTCACACACTCGACTAGAATCTCAAAGTGACAAAAAACTCGAAAGACAAAGTGAAAGATCACAAAATGTAAATAGAAGAGAACTTAAATCAcaagacaaagaagaaagaaaagttgaTCAGAAGTCGAAATCAGTAGGGAAAGGCCAGGATCATTGGAGAAGATCTGAACGAGCGGTGCTTCCGCATTCCAAAAATGAACCATCAAAGTCTTCACACAATTCAAATAAATACCATCTAGAGGAGAGAAGAGGCTGGGAAGATTGTAAAAGAGACAGGGCTGTAAGTAATCATAATTTTCAAGAAGGAAGATGTCCGTCTTCTCTTTTAGCCAGTAGAACTCACAAACACATTGATTCCACAGAAGTTGATTCTGTGCACCAGCGGGAAAATGCACCTTTCAGAGCAGAAAGGCACAGAactgaagaaaagaggaaaagggaacgagagaacaaagaagaaaataagcatatcagaaatgaagaaagagTACCTTCAGGACATTTGCAGAAGACTAacaaagaaactaagaaaacCACCACAGACTTAAAGAGACAGAATGAGCCAAAAAATGATAAAGGGGAAGTCTCTAACAATGATGTTTCTGAAGGAGCAAATAATAAGGAGCCAGCAGTTAGAACTGAGAGTGCCCTAAATGAACCACAAAACAAAGACTTAAAGTTGAGCTTTATGGAAAAATTGAACTTAACTCTTTCTCCTGCTAAAAAGCAGCCTGTTTCTCAGGATAATCAGCATACAGTAACTGACACTCCCCAATCCTGTGACATATGTGATTCTGAGTCATTGGTGCAGGCTAAGACTGTGACATGTGTTCCCTCTGTCAGTGACCATATCACAGAGGAAACCAAATCTGAGTTATTGGAACCAAAGGATGCTCTTACAGCAGCATTTCAACCCAGGACCAGTATTTCAGAACGGAAAGTAGAAGAAAATAGTTTGTCTGTTGCATCTGTGGAGAATACTGTGCCTTGTGACACACCCATATGTGGCACAGAGACTTCCTTCTCAGCACCTGTGGAAATGGAACCATCAGAATCTTCGTTATCTTCATCCACAGAAATGGAACAGACTGTTAATGGTTCCAGGGCAGCAGTTCCTATGAAAATAGACACAGCACAGACAAATGTTTCTCAGAACATTGGCTTGGAATTGGATAGCAAAAGAAACAGTGACTTAAATTCTTGTAgtatttctcaagagacagaaatGAAGGAGGCTTTTTCAACAAATGTGACCAAATCCAGTGAAAGCATTTTGCAGCCTTCAGTTGAAGAAACTGACATTCTGTCAGCCGTCCTTTCAGAAGGTGGTACACCAAAACTTGAGCCTTCTCTTGTAGACCCACCACTGGTTGAGAATAAGTCTTGTCATTTGGATCCTTGCTTACCTAGAGAGACTCCAGAATCTTCACTTCAGCGGACTGAGTTAATGGATGACACAATGGAAGTTGGTGAAACAAACTCAGTATATCATGATGATGAGAACTCAGTTCTGAGCATTGACTTTAATCAGCTGAGACCTATTCCAGAAGCCATCAGTCCTCTGAATAGTCCAGTGAGACCTGTAGCAAAAGTTCTTAGACTGGAAAGTGCATCTCAAGTtccattatataataataatcataaag ATGTGTTTCTACCAAATTCAGCTCATTCTACCTCCACAAGTCAGTCTGATCTCAACAAGGAAAATCAAAAGCCAATATGCAAATCTGACAAATTTGCAGAAGCAGACTCCCACAAGAATTCATCTTTAGATGAATTAGAAGAAGGAGAAATTATAAGTGACAATGAAAAACCTGAACCACAAAGTTTTGACAAAAGTGCCAAACCAAGAGCTTCTACAGAAGTGCAGAACACAAAAACTAGCCCAGAAAGTAGGAAAAGCTCTGTGCGTTTGGATAAAGACAATAGGAAGATATCCTCTATGAAAATGCATCAGACCAAAAGCAGATGGAACAGAAGACGAAGTGAATCCAGCAGATCttcaaaaacagagaagaaagagaggtcAATGAGCACTTCCAGCCTGGAAAAAATAGTTCCAATCATTGTCACACCCTCTTCTGTCCGAGAGATTATGCACATGTTACGAATGATAAGAAAACATGTAaggaaaaattatatgaaattcaaggtAAAATTTTCATTAATACAATTTCATAGAATTATTGAGTCAGCAATTTTGAGTTTTACATCACTAATTAAATACCTGGACTTGTCCAAAATATCTAAGTCAGTGACTACTTTACAGAAGAATCTCTGTGATGTTATAGAATCCAAACTCAAGCAAGTTAAAAAGAATGGCATCGTGGATCGTTTATTTGAACAGCAGCTGccagatatgaaaaaaaaattgtggaaatTTGTAGATGAACAGCTTGATTATTTGTTTACAAAACTTAAGAAAATCTTTGTAAagttttgtgactccatgaatgtTGGCAGTGATAGTGACGAAGGAAAGcttgaaaagaaaagtaaagagaaagcaCGATCTTCACACTGTCAGAAGGGGAATATAAACAACTTGGGCAAAGAAATGTTGAAAGAGAAATCCCCCAAATCAGAAGATTATGGTTCTTCTAAGTATTCGGTTGGTTGTAAAAAATCTGAGGAAAAACATCAAGAGCAAAAGAATTCCAATAGTAACACAATAAAGCATGACATTAAAAAGACTGCTAACACTTGCTTTGATAATATGAAGAATCCTCAATCTGAAGTGCATTCCTTGGAACCAAACTGCCTGAGCACCCCAAAGccaggaaaaattgaaggtagcACCACAGAGGATGCCCAGACATCCCAGCTTGTGCCTTTGAAGCCAGAACGCAGTTTTGAGATTCTTACCGAACAGCAGGCATCTAGCCTTACATTTAATTTAGTGAGTGATGCACAGATGGGAGAGATATTTAAAAGTTTGTTGCAAGGTTCTGATCTTTTGGACAACAGTGTTAActgtaatgaaaaaaatgagTGGGAGTTAAAGACACCAGAGAAACAGCTGCTAGAGAGTCTCAAATGTGAATCTATACCAGCTTGTACAACTGAAGAGCTCGTTTCAGGGGTGGTTTCTCCCTGCCCTAAGATAATCAGTGATGACAACTGGTCCTTACTGTCATCTGAGAAAGGTCCATCTCTGTCTTCAGGGCTTTCATTGCCAGTTCATCCGGATGTGTTGGATGAAAATTGTATGTTTGAAGTGTCCACTAACATAGCTTTAAGTAAAGATAATGTATGTGGTTCAGAAAAGAGCAAGCCCTGCATTTCTTCCATACTTCTTGAGGATCTAGCCGTCTCTTTAACAGTACCATCGCCTCTGAAGTCAGATGGCCATCTCAGTTTTTTAAAGCCAGAAGCTTTGTCTAATTCAACGCCTGAAGAAGTTATTAGTGCCCATTTTAGTGAGGATGCCTTACTGGAGGAAGAGGATGCATCTGAACAGGATATTCATTTAGCCCTGGAGTCTGATAATTCAAGCAGTAAATCAAGTTGTTCTTCATCATGGACAAGCCGGCCTGTTGCTCCAGGCTTTCAGTACCACCCTAACCTCCCCATGCACGCTGTCATAATGGAAAAGTCCAATGATCACTTCATTGTGAAAATTCGGCGTGCGGCACCATCTACCTCCCCTACTCTTGTACAGAATACAGTGGCTGATGAATATCTGCCGAGAGTGGAAAAGGAAGCTGATGAAGCAGTGGAGAAAGAATATATTTCATGTCAGAACAGAGTTTTTAAATCTGTGGAGGAACTGAAAAATTCCAGTAAGAATGTTGATGGCAGATTAGTTCATGAGGAACAAGACTGTGTGATACAAACAGAAGTTCCTGACATATATGAATTTCTTAAAGATGCTTCAGGTAAAGTGAGTCAAAGTACCGAAGAGGCTGAAGAATGTTTGAAGTTGCATCAAGTATGGGAACCAAAAGTGCCTGAAAGCATTGAAGAATTGCCTCCAGTGGAAGAAATTCCACATTCTGTTGAGGATCATCTTCCAAGCACATGTATAGACCTCACAAAAGATCCAGTCACCGAGACCAAAAAGTTGGGGGAATTAGTAAAAGTAACAGTTTTAAATATTGATCAGTTGGGATGTTCTGGAAGTAGTGTGGATCAAAATGCTCCAGTATTAGACAATATGCAGCCTGAAACTGTTGATACTTTTATTGATTTGACACAAGATGTTTCAAGTGACAGTAAAAATGAAGGTAACCATCCTGCTGTAGTTGTTGAAGACTTGGGGTGTCCAGTGATATGTGTCGATGAAGATAACTCGAAGGAAGAAAATGTGCAGGTGGCGAACAGGCCTTTGGAATGTGTCATTGAGGAGGCCTGTATCGATCTAACCTTGGAAGCTTCCAGTTTGGGTGAAGTGAAAAAGGATGATTTAAACTCAGAGTCAGCATTGAATTCCAATAGTTCAGAGTTGCCTGGGATGTTGGATAACCCtcacaaaaagagaagaaatcttTCTGATCTAAATCCTTCTTCtcagaaaaaacagagaaaggaaacagactTAACCAGTAGGgaaaagaccaaaaaaattaCCCAAGACTCTGGTGAGAATGGTAATGCTCATCGAAGGAAAGCCAGTAAGAAAAAGGCCCCTTCAGTGACTAAAGACCCCTCATCATTAAAGGAAAGCCCGGGGACTAAGGATGCATCAGCAGCATCTGCCACTTCTTTTACAAGCCTTTCTGCAAAGAATGTTATTAAAAAGAAGGGAGAAATTATAGTTTCGTGGACAAG